The Fructilactobacillus ixorae genome has a window encoding:
- the lspA gene encoding signal peptidase II → MRTKPRGRNLLVMLAGILGLILLDQLVKHWVRGHIAVGGHRTVISGLLSLTNLTNSGAAWSFLAGNSWIFVIIAVGAIGGFGWLLFQSRSEPGLLVAVGLMFAGTAGNLLDRLQWGAVTDFIQLDFMQFPIFNLADCYLTVGVILLLLHLLVKEN, encoded by the coding sequence ATGCGAACTAAACCGAGGGGGCGCAACCTGCTCGTAATGCTTGCGGGCATTTTGGGACTCATTTTACTTGATCAGTTGGTTAAGCACTGGGTCCGTGGTCACATTGCCGTGGGCGGACACCGAACCGTAATTTCCGGTCTACTTTCCCTCACCAATCTAACTAATTCTGGAGCAGCCTGGAGTTTTTTAGCGGGGAATTCCTGGATATTTGTAATCATTGCGGTCGGAGCAATTGGCGGGTTTGGATGGTTGCTCTTTCAAAGTCGGTCGGAACCCGGCTTGTTAGTGGCAGTGGGGTTAATGTTCGCTGGAACGGCTGGCAATTTACTCGACCGGTTACAGTGGGGCGCAGTCACTGATTTTATTCAGTTAGATTTTATGCAATTTCCCATTTTTAACCTAGCAGATTGTTATTTAACCGTTGGCGTTATTTTACTGTTACTACATTTACTCGTAAAGGAGAACTAA
- a CDS encoding RluA family pseudouridine synthase, translating to METRQFTVEQPTERLDKLIAAHFPDLSRSRVAKLIKNGAVVVNHRVEKPKYQPHMHDEITVTIPTPQKLNLEPEALPLDVVYEDDQVLVVNKPQGMVVHPAPGHPNHTLVNALLAHTNLATINGTIRPGIVHRIDKDTSGLLMVAKTDVAQQSLTQQLKEKSSRRKYLALVHGQIKEPAGTISAPVGRSPKDRKKQAVIANGRSAVTHFKVLERFGNDYTLVECQLETGRTHQIRVHMQYINHPLVGDPLYGPKKTIKGHGQFLHAAELGFQHPTTGMELDFTSPVPPIFQATLITLKKKYGTSHSEEDISHEQ from the coding sequence ATGGAAACACGGCAGTTTACCGTCGAACAGCCTACGGAGCGTTTGGATAAACTAATTGCAGCTCACTTTCCGGATTTAAGTCGATCACGAGTGGCCAAGCTCATTAAAAACGGAGCTGTTGTAGTGAACCATCGGGTGGAAAAACCAAAGTATCAGCCCCACATGCACGATGAGATTACCGTTACGATCCCGACACCGCAGAAGTTGAACTTGGAACCAGAAGCGCTTCCCCTAGATGTCGTTTATGAAGATGACCAGGTGCTGGTTGTCAACAAACCGCAGGGCATGGTGGTCCATCCTGCTCCGGGGCATCCGAACCATACGCTGGTGAATGCACTTTTGGCCCATACTAACTTGGCCACCATTAATGGCACCATTCGTCCAGGAATTGTGCATCGAATTGATAAAGACACTTCGGGGCTTTTGATGGTAGCCAAAACGGACGTCGCCCAACAGTCATTGACCCAGCAACTAAAGGAAAAGAGCAGTCGGCGTAAGTACCTCGCCCTGGTGCACGGGCAGATTAAGGAGCCAGCGGGGACAATCTCTGCTCCAGTTGGTCGTTCCCCTAAGGACCGCAAGAAACAAGCGGTCATTGCAAATGGTCGGTCCGCGGTGACCCACTTTAAAGTGCTTGAACGCTTTGGAAATGACTACACTCTCGTTGAGTGTCAATTAGAAACGGGACGAACCCATCAAATTCGGGTTCACATGCAATACATCAACCATCCACTTGTCGGGGATCCGTTGTACGGACCCAAGAAAACCATCAAGGGGCACGGTCAGTTTTTGCACGCTGCCGAATTAGGCTTTCAGCATCCGACGACGGGGATGGAACTAGATTTTACCAGTCCCGTTCCGCCGATTTTTCAAGCGACCCTAATCACATTAAAAAAGAAGTATGGTACTTCGCATTCAGAGGAGGACATTTCGCATGAACAATGA
- the pyrR gene encoding bifunctional pyr operon transcriptional regulator/uracil phosphoribosyltransferase PyrR, with amino-acid sequence MNNEKVVLDSMSMQRALTRITYEIIEKNKGVQNLVLIGIKTRGVYLANRIANRLKKLENTDVPVISLDITKYRDDQTTKLTDQTVAENVVPIDNQNVVLIDDVLFTGRTVRAALGAINEIGRPKRINLAVLVDRGHRELPIRADFVGKNIPSSKHETIKVLVSEIDDRDGVEIKQK; translated from the coding sequence ATGAACAATGAAAAAGTTGTCTTAGATAGTATGTCAATGCAACGCGCTTTGACCCGGATCACGTATGAAATTATCGAAAAAAACAAGGGGGTTCAGAACCTGGTGTTGATCGGCATTAAAACGAGAGGGGTCTATCTCGCGAACCGAATTGCTAATCGGCTTAAGAAACTCGAAAATACCGATGTTCCGGTGATTTCTCTAGACATTACCAAGTATCGGGACGATCAAACTACAAAACTGACCGATCAGACGGTGGCCGAAAACGTGGTACCAATTGACAATCAAAACGTAGTGCTCATTGATGACGTCCTCTTTACCGGCCGGACCGTGCGGGCAGCGCTCGGGGCCATTAACGAAATTGGTCGACCAAAACGAATTAATCTGGCGGTCTTAGTGGATCGGGGGCACCGGGAACTTCCAATTCGAGCTGATTTTGTGGGCAAAAACATTCCGAGTTCTAAGCACGAAACCATTAAAGTATTAGTTTCTGAAATTGATGATCGCGACGGAGTGGAAATCAAACAAAAGTAG
- a CDS encoding carbamoyl phosphate synthase small subunit has protein sequence MVKRYLLLDDGTSFAGEAFGDLTSTTGELAVNTNLNYYQEALTDPTYHNQIVTFLQPSIGNIGINPKNYESILTSAKGIVVHQSENISFSQLKDLSLDSFLKERHIPGICQIDTRQLQKHVREHDIKKASIVNTNDDHAFDQLQAAVLSNQQIQAVATPKPYLVPGSGVTIVVIDFGLRESIIRQLAKLNCNMIVVPWNTSFAEMKNLDPEGVVLSSGPGSPAEIDAEVIENIQTIQRNLPLFGIGLGHELIAIANGAKVARMSIGNYGSNHPVRKIITNELIYPNQSQDYAIVTDSIASDKLIVTYKDLINGTIQGIRSRDYPTFSVQFSPDGSGGMVDGFDLFEEFVESILAHRRMAHEAH, from the coding sequence ATGGTAAAACGCTATTTATTGCTCGACGATGGGACGTCCTTTGCCGGTGAGGCATTCGGAGACTTAACCAGTACCACGGGTGAATTAGCCGTCAATACGAACTTGAACTATTATCAAGAAGCACTAACTGATCCAACTTATCACAACCAGATTGTGACCTTTTTACAGCCTTCGATTGGCAACATTGGGATTAACCCCAAAAACTATGAATCCATTTTAACTTCTGCCAAAGGAATCGTGGTTCATCAAAGTGAAAACATTTCTTTTTCCCAACTAAAGGACTTATCGTTAGATTCATTTTTAAAAGAACGCCACATTCCGGGAATTTGTCAAATTGATACCCGCCAGTTACAAAAACACGTCCGCGAGCACGATATTAAAAAAGCTAGCATCGTGAATACGAACGATGACCACGCGTTTGACCAGTTGCAGGCGGCCGTGCTTAGTAACCAACAAATCCAAGCGGTTGCTACTCCCAAACCGTACTTAGTTCCCGGAAGCGGGGTCACGATTGTCGTAATTGATTTCGGGCTTCGTGAATCAATCATCCGGCAGTTGGCCAAACTTAACTGTAATATGATTGTCGTGCCGTGGAACACGAGCTTTGCGGAAATGAAAAACTTAGATCCCGAGGGCGTCGTATTATCGTCTGGTCCGGGCTCGCCAGCAGAAATTGATGCTGAAGTGATTGAAAACATTCAAACCATCCAACGGAATTTACCGTTGTTTGGGATTGGCCTGGGTCACGAATTAATTGCCATTGCCAATGGAGCTAAAGTGGCCCGGATGTCCATTGGGAACTACGGGAGCAATCATCCCGTTCGCAAAATCATTACCAACGAATTGATTTATCCCAACCAGTCCCAGGACTATGCCATTGTGACCGACTCTATCGCTTCCGATAAGTTAATTGTTACCTACAAGGATTTAATTAACGGGACGATTCAGGGGATTAGAAGTCGTGATTATCCGACGTTCTCCGTCCAGTTTTCCCCGGACGGATCGGGTGGCATGGTTGATGGGTTTGACCTATTTGAAGAATTTGTTGAAAGCATTCTCGCACACAGGAGGATGGCACATGAAGCACATTAA